A portion of the Paenibacillus sp. PvR098 genome contains these proteins:
- a CDS encoding putative thiazole-containing bacteriocin maturation protein — translation MTKLNPSMRLKVKGDTFFLPDSNGGVYFRNNSGSFRMEGRGIDQWVAKLIPVLDGKYSLDDLTDGLPDEYRNRVVEIVNMLYQNGFVQIVADRSHQLPDPILQKYASQIEFLNSFGGSGAYRFQSYRQTKVLAVGSGSWLVSMAAALFESGLSRFHVLITDSHPTHRQRLAELTAHARTTDPEAALEEMTLPKAGLNSWREAVKMFDAILYVSQEGELEELRVLHAACREEKKVFLPVICLQGAGLAGPLVHPDSEACWESAWRRIHRSVLKEDLKLHTVSSTAGAMLTNVIVFEWFKMAAGAVEQGRNHKFYLLDLETLEGSWHSFMPHPLVTGRAEVQRIRDLELLQKESSDEGDLTEWLTYFDLLTSAESGVFHLWQEGELKQLPLAQCRVQAADPLSEGPAELLPERICTGLTHEEARREAGLAGIEAYVSRMVGLLASEPSSDREAKGNGINPQECVGVGAGTTASEGICRALHHCLSEELNRRQGVQQPLLHRVELTAVEDQRCQYDLQALTTMQGSPVIGLGEDIAGFPVVWVGTSGCWYGSVGLNVTLALRKALQQALLKAQNPMANMTAQELVASSVIWEEALPQSLAIPAFEDTAQRELLQTTLRVLNRSRKQPVVFDLAVEPFMREKLAGVFCVSLREEESR, via the coding sequence ATGACAAAGCTGAATCCCTCTATGCGTCTGAAGGTAAAAGGGGATACGTTTTTTCTCCCCGATTCGAACGGAGGCGTGTATTTTCGTAATAACTCAGGCTCGTTCCGTATGGAAGGCCGTGGGATTGATCAGTGGGTTGCCAAGCTGATCCCCGTATTAGACGGAAAGTACTCCTTGGACGATTTGACGGACGGATTGCCGGACGAATACCGGAACCGGGTAGTCGAAATTGTAAACATGCTGTACCAAAACGGCTTTGTGCAGATAGTAGCAGACCGCTCGCATCAATTGCCGGATCCGATTCTCCAAAAGTACGCCTCTCAAATTGAGTTTTTGAACAGCTTTGGCGGCTCGGGCGCGTACCGCTTCCAGTCCTACCGTCAGACTAAAGTGTTGGCGGTCGGCTCAGGCTCTTGGTTGGTCTCGATGGCAGCAGCGTTGTTTGAATCCGGGTTGTCCAGGTTTCATGTACTGATAACGGATTCGCATCCAACCCATCGTCAGCGCTTGGCGGAGCTTACGGCGCACGCCCGCACAACGGACCCTGAGGCGGCGCTGGAGGAAATGACTCTTCCGAAGGCAGGCTTGAACTCTTGGCGGGAGGCCGTGAAGATGTTTGATGCGATATTGTATGTGTCGCAGGAAGGCGAGCTTGAGGAGCTGAGGGTGCTTCATGCGGCTTGCAGAGAGGAGAAGAAGGTCTTTCTCCCCGTTATTTGTCTGCAGGGGGCGGGTCTGGCAGGTCCGCTGGTGCATCCGGATTCTGAAGCATGCTGGGAGTCGGCATGGCGCCGCATCCATAGATCCGTGTTGAAAGAAGACCTGAAGCTGCATACGGTCTCTTCAACAGCAGGAGCGATGCTTACGAATGTGATCGTGTTTGAATGGTTCAAAATGGCTGCGGGAGCGGTTGAACAGGGAAGAAACCATAAATTCTACCTGCTCGATCTGGAGACGTTGGAAGGCAGTTGGCATTCGTTCATGCCCCATCCGCTGGTGACCGGCCGTGCTGAAGTCCAGCGGATTCGCGATCTTGAGCTGTTGCAGAAGGAGAGCTCAGACGAAGGTGATCTGACGGAGTGGCTTACTTATTTCGACTTGTTGACATCAGCAGAATCGGGAGTTTTTCATCTTTGGCAGGAGGGAGAACTGAAGCAGCTCCCGCTCGCGCAGTGTCGGGTTCAAGCCGCCGACCCGCTGTCGGAAGGACCGGCAGAGTTGCTGCCGGAGCGGATATGTACAGGTCTGACGCACGAAGAGGCACGGCGGGAAGCGGGGTTGGCCGGGATTGAAGCGTATGTTTCGCGGATGGTTGGTTTACTTGCTTCGGAGCCATCCTCAGATCGGGAAGCAAAGGGAAATGGGATAAACCCGCAGGAATGTGTTGGAGTCGGAGCGGGGACAACGGCCTCAGAGGGTATATGCCGCGCGCTGCATCACTGTTTGTCTGAGGAGCTAAACAGGCGTCAGGGAGTTCAGCAGCCTCTTCTCCATCGGGTGGAGCTGACGGCGGTAGAAGATCAACGCTGCCAATATGATTTGCAGGCACTGACCACGATGCAAGGTTCGCCCGTGATCGGCTTGGGGGAGGACATAGCCGGTTTCCCTGTGGTTTGGGTCGGTACAAGCGGCTGCTGGTATGGCAGTGTAGGCTTGAATGTGACTCTGGCGCTCAGGAAGGCACTTCAACAGGCGCTGCTGAAAGCCCAAAATCCGATGGCTAATATGACAGCGCAGGAGCTGGTAGCTTCGTCTGTGATTTGGGAGGAGGCATTGCCGCAAAGTCTGGCGATCCCTGCGTTCGAGGATACTGCACAGCGGGAGCTGCTGCAAACGACCCTGCGGGTTTTGAACCGGAGCCGCAAGCAGCCAGTGGTCTTTGATCTCGCGGTGGAGCCGTTTATGAGAGAAAAACTGGCAGGGGTGTTCTGTGTGTCGTTGCGAGAGGAGGAATCCCGATGA
- a CDS encoding 50S ribosomal protein L33: MHKAVRKQDAAKLIGKPIYAVKKDGTVVHGKLVRISGGKLLVAPRKGKQVRTSAIIPLVLFDLLAIGTAPYAYGGGYGGGYGYGGYGGYGGGYPYGGGGGFIW, translated from the coding sequence ATGCACAAAGCAGTCCGCAAGCAAGATGCTGCTAAGCTGATCGGCAAACCGATTTATGCGGTGAAGAAAGATGGCACGGTTGTTCATGGCAAGCTGGTGCGCATCAGCGGCGGAAAGCTGCTTGTCGCTCCCCGCAAAGGCAAGCAGGTCCGAACGTCGGCGATTATACCGCTCGTCCTGTTTGATTTGCTCGCCATTGGAACTGCCCCGTACGCCTACGGCGGCGGTTATGGCGGAGGGTACGGTTACGGAGGATACGGTGGTTACGGCGGCGGCTATCCGTATGGAGGAGGCGGCGGCTTCATCTGGTAA
- a CDS encoding DUF1128 domain-containing protein produces MNLTANTMENTEFMIEEIKRKLRMASGAALKASKLNDEQYDDLRDIYEMVAGKNQFSISEIEAITMELGRLRKA; encoded by the coding sequence GTGAACTTGACGGCCAACACAATGGAAAATACGGAATTTATGATAGAAGAAATTAAGAGGAAGCTGCGGATGGCGAGCGGCGCCGCGCTCAAAGCGTCTAAGCTAAACGATGAACAGTATGATGATCTGCGTGATATTTATGAGATGGTGGCTGGTAAAAACCAGTTCAGTATCAGCGAGATTGAAGCGATCACGATGGAGCTCGGGAGGCTGCGTAAGGCTTAA
- a CDS encoding TOMM precursor leader peptide-binding protein, with protein MSGAVVLIVGEGQLAEFATSELSVQYEIFRQKDFKTRIPKGVDLALVLDDGWHPFAHQEAEAVLQSAGIPWVRGFVSFGEAMIGPLVRPGTPGCSQCADLRHLMGGRDRKEMWGLRRMLSEHGGLPRDVWASRLGLLQAAHLLAAEVRRILRGNQAEIEGRVFLINLQTLKSSRHFFLPDPQCAVCGRLPDDSPEAAQIALRPSPKINAKSYRCRPMDDLKEFLAKDYLDYRTGLLNGKMHDFVSPFADVSVNLPLFTQDEACGGRTHSYAESELTGIMEGLERYCGVAPRGKRTVIHDSFRRLEDQALDPVKVGVHDKEQYARPGFPFKLFDPDRPIDWVWGYSFKQERPILVPELLAYYSLGCGDKFVHETSNGCALGGSLEEAIFYGIMEVVERDSFLLTWYAQLPIPRLDLSTADDRELQLMIERLRTVAGFDVVVCNATLENGIPSVWALAKNRKPRGVNLICAAGAHPDPIRAVKSAIHELSGMMMTLDEKFEANRQDIERMFRDPFRVRHMEDHSMLYSLPQAEERLRFLLDEDRPVRTFDEEFKPKARHTDLTDDLKDILQVFRGLNLDVIVVDQTTPELRQNGLYCVKVLIPGMLPMTFGHHLSRLTGLERVFTVPVDLGYAKQPLTPEQLNPHPHPFP; from the coding sequence ATGAGCGGCGCTGTTGTATTGATTGTCGGAGAGGGGCAGCTGGCGGAATTCGCAACCTCCGAACTGTCCGTTCAATACGAGATCTTTCGCCAGAAAGATTTCAAGACAAGGATACCGAAAGGGGTCGATTTGGCACTAGTGCTGGACGATGGTTGGCATCCCTTCGCTCATCAGGAAGCCGAAGCGGTGCTGCAATCAGCGGGGATTCCTTGGGTGCGAGGCTTCGTTTCCTTTGGCGAGGCTATGATCGGGCCGCTGGTTCGTCCGGGTACTCCGGGGTGCTCTCAATGTGCGGATTTGAGGCATCTGATGGGAGGGCGCGATCGCAAGGAGATGTGGGGGCTGCGGCGAATGCTGTCCGAGCACGGAGGCCTGCCGCGTGACGTGTGGGCTTCACGCTTGGGACTTTTACAAGCGGCGCATCTGCTAGCAGCGGAGGTGCGGAGAATCCTGCGAGGCAATCAAGCGGAGATAGAAGGACGAGTGTTTTTGATTAACCTTCAAACGCTCAAGAGCTCGCGTCACTTCTTTTTGCCCGACCCGCAGTGTGCGGTGTGTGGTCGTTTGCCCGACGACTCACCGGAAGCAGCTCAGATTGCTTTGCGGCCAAGTCCGAAAATCAACGCCAAGAGCTACCGCTGCCGTCCGATGGATGACTTGAAGGAATTTTTGGCCAAAGATTATTTGGATTACCGGACCGGCTTGTTGAATGGGAAGATGCATGATTTTGTGTCGCCGTTTGCCGATGTGAGCGTGAATCTGCCGTTGTTCACGCAGGACGAGGCCTGCGGAGGCCGGACTCATTCCTATGCGGAGAGTGAGCTGACGGGCATCATGGAGGGCCTGGAGCGATACTGCGGTGTGGCGCCCCGCGGCAAACGGACGGTGATCCATGACAGCTTCCGTCGTCTCGAGGATCAAGCGCTGGATCCTGTCAAGGTAGGAGTACATGATAAGGAGCAGTATGCGCGGCCCGGCTTCCCGTTCAAACTGTTTGATCCTGACCGTCCCATCGATTGGGTATGGGGCTATTCGTTTAAGCAAGAACGACCGATTCTGGTTCCCGAGCTGCTTGCTTATTACAGCTTGGGGTGCGGGGATAAATTTGTCCATGAAACGTCCAACGGATGCGCATTAGGAGGAAGCTTGGAGGAAGCTATTTTCTACGGCATTATGGAAGTGGTGGAGCGCGATTCGTTTTTGTTGACTTGGTATGCGCAGCTGCCTATTCCGCGGCTTGATCTGTCTACCGCTGACGACCGAGAATTGCAATTGATGATCGAACGTTTGCGGACGGTGGCGGGATTTGATGTGGTTGTATGTAACGCTACGTTGGAGAATGGGATTCCAAGCGTATGGGCGCTCGCGAAGAACAGGAAACCAAGGGGAGTGAATCTGATCTGTGCAGCCGGGGCTCATCCGGACCCGATACGCGCGGTGAAAAGCGCGATTCACGAGCTGTCGGGCATGATGATGACGCTGGACGAGAAATTTGAAGCGAATCGGCAGGACATTGAGCGAATGTTCCGCGATCCGTTTCGGGTGCGTCACATGGAGGACCATTCCATGTTGTACAGCTTGCCCCAAGCGGAAGAGCGCCTGCGATTTTTGCTGGATGAGGATCGTCCGGTGCGGACCTTTGACGAGGAGTTCAAGCCGAAGGCGAGGCATACGGATTTGACCGATGATTTGAAGGACATTCTTCAGGTGTTTCGTGGCTTAAATCTTGATGTGATCGTGGTGGACCAGACTACACCGGAGTTGCGTCAAAACGGATTGTACTGTGTGAAAGTACTGATTCCAGGGATGCTCCCTATGACTTTCGGTCATCATCTTTCCCGTTTGACGGGACTGGAACGGGTATTCACCGTACCGGT